A single region of the Candidatus Deferrimicrobiaceae bacterium genome encodes:
- a CDS encoding Mur ligase domain-containing protein, producing MKNIHVIAACGVGMASLAGMLQEKGFRVTGSDNDVYPPMSTQLEKLGIRLSSPYRAENIPSDAELVVVGNAVSRDNPECVEAVRRGLPLLSMPQALAEYFIEGRESLVVAGTHGKTTTTSLAAWTLFALGDDPSFLVGGVPRNFPVSYRIGQGPRFVVEGDEYDTAWFDKGPKFLHYRPKTVLLTSIEFDHADIYRDLDHVKDSFRKLARLIPEDGLLVACGDYPDVVEVAGEARCPVVFYSAADAPPPLPAGATLHRVTDRREEEGASAFRIDAAGPVFRLRLPGRHNAANAAAVSIALVRAGFAPEKVAAAMAGFEGVRRRQEIVGEFGGVLVIDDFAHHPTAVRETVRAVRGRWPGRRVIAVFEPRSNTSRRNVFQKEFAAALAEADAVIVAGVFGAGKIPEAERMSPEQLASSVRALGREASFVAEVDDIVKRLAENCRPGDLVLVMSNGGFGGIQQKLAAQLPS from the coding sequence TTGAAGAACATCCACGTGATCGCCGCATGCGGGGTGGGCATGGCTTCCCTTGCCGGCATGCTCCAGGAAAAGGGGTTCCGCGTTACCGGCTCCGATAACGACGTCTATCCCCCGATGAGCACCCAGCTCGAGAAGCTCGGCATCCGGCTGTCCTCTCCATACAGGGCGGAAAACATTCCGTCCGACGCCGAGCTCGTCGTCGTGGGCAACGCGGTGTCGCGCGACAATCCCGAGTGCGTCGAGGCGGTCCGGCGCGGCCTGCCGCTGCTGTCGATGCCGCAGGCGCTCGCCGAATATTTCATCGAGGGGCGCGAATCGCTCGTCGTCGCCGGCACGCACGGCAAGACCACGACGACGTCGCTGGCCGCCTGGACGCTGTTTGCGCTGGGCGACGACCCGTCGTTCCTGGTGGGGGGCGTCCCGAGGAATTTCCCGGTCAGCTACCGGATCGGGCAGGGCCCGCGCTTCGTCGTCGAGGGCGACGAATACGACACGGCCTGGTTCGACAAGGGGCCCAAGTTCCTCCATTACCGGCCCAAGACCGTGCTGCTGACCAGCATCGAGTTCGACCACGCCGACATCTACCGCGATCTCGACCACGTCAAGGACTCGTTCCGGAAGCTGGCCCGGCTGATCCCCGAGGACGGGCTACTCGTCGCGTGCGGCGACTATCCGGACGTCGTCGAGGTGGCCGGAGAGGCGCGCTGCCCGGTCGTCTTCTATTCCGCCGCCGATGCGCCTCCGCCGCTCCCGGCCGGGGCGACGCTGCACCGGGTTACCGACCGGCGCGAGGAGGAAGGGGCCAGCGCCTTCCGGATCGATGCCGCCGGTCCCGTTTTCCGGCTCCGGCTGCCCGGCCGTCACAACGCGGCCAACGCCGCGGCCGTGTCGATCGCCCTGGTCCGCGCCGGCTTCGCCCCCGAAAAGGTCGCCGCTGCGATGGCGGGCTTCGAGGGGGTCCGCCGCCGGCAGGAGATCGTCGGCGAGTTCGGCGGCGTACTCGTCATCGACGACTTCGCCCACCACCCGACTGCCGTGCGCGAGACGGTGCGCGCGGTGCGGGGCCGCTGGCCCGGCCGCCGTGTGATCGCGGTGTTCGAGCCGCGCTCCAACACGAGCCGCCGCAACGTCTTCCAGAAAGAGTTCGCCGCCGCGCTGGCCGAGGCCGACGCGGTGATCGTCGCCGGCGTCTTCGGGGCGGGCAAGATTCCCGAGGCCGAGCGGATGTCGCCCGAGCAGCTGGCGTCCTCGGTGCGGGCGTTGGGACGGGAGGCGTCGTTCGTGGCCGAGGTCGACGACATCGTGAAACGCCTTGCGGAAAATTGCCGACCCGGCGATTTGGTACTCGTGATGTCCAACGGCGGCTTCGGCGGAATCCAGCAGAAGCTGGCGGCGCAGCTGCCGTCTTGA
- a CDS encoding VCBS repeat-containing protein, with the protein MRHMRTRERTTCVFLCLVVCWAFFALPSAFAADAFQPQPRRIAIAPFAVIGQDDVRPVAALLPRLLASRLMALAGVDAPVLPASDKPAAEAAREADAPLLLQGTVARLGKGYSIDIAASDTASGKSAGAFFAAAATEDDIIPQIGRLSEEISEKLFGVKPAYRPAPAAAATPAAPMALRATPGASVAPASGPAQAPVAVALAADWVPAAINKVSQSDKIPDELFGIVAISAEPNGDGEVVAWGKSTLYFYRVKGTALVPWTRITRELNHHFLKVDAVDLDGDGTDEILVTDRVGERIESFVLKRRGDSYEEAAEKIPYYLTVLADRKGNRVAAGQRAGVDTPFQGKFVTMNWTGGKDLSEGEPLPVASGVLPMSSGGILGLSAAKIGDADRFLYAEEAGYVRVLDEAGKTVFKGKSKFGWPGEAFEWGPYNQMEGKRAQVTVREAPRVLRWKAGAPMLLAVQMKNPGILSRIAGNEIEGSRVTLFQWEDSEFVERAVSKYTDYQITGADLVSATGLQRGAKVVGSVIEQPSGLFKDRVSRLLLLSVE; encoded by the coding sequence TTGCGCCATATGCGTACCCGGGAACGGACTACCTGCGTTTTCCTCTGTCTCGTCGTATGTTGGGCGTTTTTCGCCCTGCCTTCGGCTTTCGCCGCCGATGCCTTCCAACCGCAACCTCGCCGCATCGCCATCGCTCCCTTCGCCGTGATCGGCCAGGACGACGTGCGCCCCGTGGCCGCCCTGCTGCCGCGGCTGCTCGCCTCCCGGCTGATGGCGCTCGCGGGCGTTGACGCGCCGGTGCTTCCGGCCTCCGACAAGCCGGCGGCCGAGGCCGCCCGCGAGGCCGACGCCCCGTTGTTGCTCCAGGGCACCGTCGCGCGGCTTGGCAAGGGCTACAGCATCGACATCGCCGCCAGCGACACGGCCTCCGGCAAGTCCGCCGGGGCGTTCTTCGCGGCCGCGGCGACCGAAGACGACATCATCCCCCAGATCGGCCGGCTGTCCGAAGAGATCTCCGAAAAGCTGTTCGGCGTGAAACCGGCCTACCGCCCGGCGCCCGCCGCGGCTGCGACTCCGGCCGCTCCCATGGCGCTGAGGGCGACCCCCGGCGCTTCGGTTGCGCCTGCATCCGGTCCAGCTCAGGCACCTGTGGCAGTCGCCCTTGCCGCCGACTGGGTCCCCGCCGCCATCAACAAGGTCTCCCAGTCCGACAAGATCCCCGACGAGCTGTTCGGCATCGTCGCGATCTCGGCCGAGCCCAACGGCGACGGCGAGGTGGTCGCCTGGGGCAAGAGCACGCTCTACTTCTACCGGGTGAAGGGGACGGCGCTCGTTCCGTGGACCCGCATCACCCGGGAGCTCAACCATCACTTCCTCAAGGTCGACGCGGTCGATCTCGATGGTGACGGCACCGACGAGATCCTGGTCACCGACCGGGTGGGCGAACGGATCGAGTCGTTCGTCCTCAAGCGCCGCGGCGACAGCTACGAGGAAGCGGCCGAGAAGATCCCTTACTACCTGACGGTCCTCGCCGACCGGAAAGGAAACCGGGTCGCGGCTGGCCAGCGGGCCGGTGTCGACACCCCCTTCCAGGGGAAGTTCGTCACCATGAACTGGACCGGCGGCAAGGATCTGTCCGAGGGCGAGCCGCTTCCGGTCGCCTCCGGCGTCCTGCCGATGTCGAGCGGCGGCATCCTGGGGCTTTCGGCCGCGAAGATCGGCGACGCCGACCGGTTCCTCTATGCGGAAGAGGCCGGGTACGTCCGGGTGCTCGACGAGGCCGGGAAGACGGTCTTCAAGGGAAAATCGAAATTCGGCTGGCCCGGCGAAGCCTTCGAGTGGGGCCCCTACAACCAGATGGAAGGCAAGCGGGCCCAGGTGACGGTGCGCGAGGCGCCCCGCGTCCTGCGCTGGAAGGCAGGCGCGCCGATGCTGCTTGCCGTCCAGATGAAGAACCCCGGCATCCTGTCCCGGATCGCGGGCAACGAGATCGAGGGAAGCCGGGTCACGCTGTTCCAGTGGGAAGACAGCGAGTTCGTCGAGCGGGCCGTCTCCAAGTACACCGATTATCAGATCACGGGGGCCGACCTGGTGTCGGCGACGGGCCTGCAACGCGGAGCGAAAGTGGTCGGATCGGTCATCGAGCAGCCGTCGGGCCTCTTCAAGGACCGGGTGAGCCGGCTGCTGCTCCTTTCCGTCGAATAA